CGAGAATCGTATTATATGCTGAAGGTGCTCGAACGATCAGAAAATCAACTAGGACGATAGATTGGCATGGGTATTGACCGACCTTTATTGTCAAGGTGATGACCCCTTCCATCAAGATAGTGGTTTCGGTAAATCTGACAAGTGGAGAGTTTATTCTCCCTAGTTGAGTAGCAGATAATTCCAATTTCACAAAAATGTCGTAAGACAAGATATCAGAGGAACTTCTATTATCGATCGAGATGCAGCATACATCATAGTTTTTGAGATTAAGTGTTACAACTACTGCATCATTGTGCGGGAACTGGACCTCTCGAGCATCCTTCTTGGTAAAGATTATGAGGTCCTCAATCTGCTGTCTCTTCACCTTCTTTCTTTCTCCACTATCGCCACCACTGCTCTGTCCCACCATGATGGTATTTATAACATCGAGAGGGGGTTGATCCTCCTGTTGTTCTACACTCCTCCATATCGTGATTGTAATCTCGATGGTATAAACAATACTTATTCAGGTCTCTCCAAGCCGGGTTTGTCCGTAGCTCCTTCACCTCCGGTAGTTGCCTCTTGATTTTTATGAGTACCTGAGTCCTTAGTGTGTTCAGTGGGGTGTAGTTGTTGTATCTCCTCGATGGTAACAAGGCTCGTTGATTCCTCCTTGGGGGGCTTATGGGCCAATGGTTCCTTGGGGGCCCATTCTTCTGACCACAGAACGGTGATCTTGAATGCCGATGTACTCCTGCCTCCTTCGTGGGTGATGATTCCTTGCTCTACATCCTATCTCCACCTCCGTCCATGGGATTGGTGGGAGTCTCATCCTCCATGAAGGCCTCTTCGATGCGGGCATATTTTTCTGCCCTTGCCAACATGTTAGGAAAGTCCAGAGGGTAAGTTTTAGTTAACAATTTTTTCAAATCATTCTTCTGTAGTCCACTCAAGAGTGGTCGCATTAAAGTGGTCGATAAATGATCGGAGGGTCTCTCCCACCTtttgcttgatggtgtggaggtagtcTGACCATTTCTACTGTCgacgactgctaacaaaatgtcTGATGAAGAATCGACTCAACTGCTTGAAGAAGTGGATTGAGTCTGGCTTCAAACTTGAATACCAGCACCTAGCTGCCCCCTTCAGTGTGGAGGGGAACGTCCGGCACAAGATCCCATCAGTCGCTCCTTGAAGAAGCATCAATGCTTTGAAACTTTTCAGATGGTCGATGGGGTATGTCGCTCCATCATAGCTCTCGAGTTGGAGAATCTTGAAATGACGAGACAAAGGTTCCTGCATGATCCGAGGATCAAAAGGCAAGCTATCGCTAAACCCATCGTACGACATCGGCCCCTAGGAATGGATTGCGTTGATCCACTGATACAAATCTTGAAAACATCAATCATCATCAGAAACCAGGCCCATGTTGGCTACCGACTGATGGGGAGATTGCCGATCGGGGGTTGAGTCATGCCCCGATCGAGGATTAGGAGGTCATCGCCATTCAAATTTCGAGTGCCGAAGATGGCTCTGGTGGGTCTGTCATCCCTTAAGGCCTTAAGGAACATCTCTTGGTCGGTCCGACAATGGAGCTACTGCCTGTGGCACCACTGATGGTGGGGCTAGAGCGGCCTGATGAGTTGGTGGTGCTATCGACACAGGTGTCAGGGGGCCTGAATTGActggattgttagatgtatgtcctagaaatcaatatggctgacatattataacattgctagaatataattttatact
This genomic window from Elaeis guineensis isolate ETL-2024a chromosome 13, EG11, whole genome shotgun sequence contains:
- the LOC140853116 gene encoding uncharacterized protein, with product MVGQSSGGDSGERKKVKRQQIEDLIIFTKKDAREVQFPHNDAVVVTLNLKNYDVCCISIDNRSSSDILSYDIFVKLELSATQLGRINSPLVRFTETTILMEGVITLTIKVGQYPCQSIVLVDFLIVRAPSAYNTILGQPGLNALQAIISAYYLKIKFPMTEGVGEVREEQDLARHCYNTPSKETDLLSPTLLKDWILVMS